Genomic DNA from Roseiconus lacunae:
GTGGTGGTGGTCAATTTTGCAAACCGGACGTGGGAGAGTTACGAGATCGGCATGCCATCCCCCGGCGACTGGATTCTCCGGCTGAACACCGATTGGGACGGCTATGACCGTAGCTTCGATGACCATCCCGCGGAAAATATCACCGCAATTAGCGAAGACCGCGACGGCTTCTCTGCTAAGGCAACTGTGTCCATTGGTCCATACGCCGTGTTGGTCTACGTGCAGCGAAAGTAGTACTGCGAGCAAAACTATGCCGTGGGTGCTTGAGTTCACCGAAGCGGATTTAGATCGGCCGCTTTCCGAACCGGAGAACGTCGCGGCAACGGTGCGGGAGATGTTTGACGGCGAAACACCCGTTCGGACGATGGATGTCGCCGCGAAACCAGAACGCAACTACGGCACCGTGAAAACCCATTTGCATCGGGCGGGCCGAATGGGGCTGCTCGAATGCGTACCACGCAAAGGCTGGCTAGCCTCGCGAACGCAGGCCTGGGTTCGCTGATACCCTCGCCCGCTACGTTCTAGTTGACGCGGCCGACGAAACCGAAGCTGTATCGTTTGCCAAGATGCACTGCACGCGTTGTACGCCGACTTGCGGGCCCCACACGGCCGGGACATTCCCATCGAAATCCAAACCGTTCGTCTAGCCACGGACGACGAAATCGATCTCTGGCAATCTCACAAACGCATGCTTGGCGAAGAAGCGGTTTCGCAATTGAAGGCGGGCAATCGCGGGCCACGGATTGCTACGGCTACACGTCGCCGAGCCTCGGTATGCATCTGCACCATTGCCTGCGGGACTGGGAAGGGCGCGGCCCGAATGATCGTGCTTCGCAATCGGAACATCGAACGCGACTTCCTCGAGCGAACAACCAACAAAATGCTAGGCACCGTCCTGCACGAACTGGCCCACATGGTGTTCTTTGGGAAAACAAATTTGCACTAATCGAACACCAATCCAAACCCTCGTGCTTCTGATCTTCATTCGTGTTCGATTAGTGAAGATTAGTGGTTAGGAATTGCTGATGTCTTCTTTGCGATTCTGGTGCCTTTGTGTTGTCCCTATCCGCCTGCGTCATACGCTGGCAGCCACTCGTGCTTCGTTAACTCTTGAAATTAGGATTAACCGCGTGTTGTTAGCCACGGTTTCGGTGCAGTCACCGTGGCTGACGCTATGCGAATCGTCCAGCGATTGAGAGTTCGGACGCGGTCGATCAGTCAGTGGGCGTTGACCGCAGTGATGCCGACTCGGCATCAGAAACTGGTCCAAGACGCAACCTAAACTCGTACCGAATCGCAGTATCAACTAAGATCTGACCCGACAACGACATTGTCGGTCAATCAGTTTCGCTACGATTACTGCCCCCTTTGGACAGAGCCACCGATATGGACGAACAACGCGATCAAGCTGAGATGGTTTCCAACCCCGACCGTCGAGACAGCGCACGATTACCACGAGACGCATTTTCCTATCAGGCTTCAGAATTATCTTCCAAGTCGACCACTAGCGACATCACTGAACGGTTTGATCGTGACGTGGAACGTTTTAGCAATCTGGAATCGGGCCAATCAGCGACCGTCGATGCCCCACTCGCGATGCAGTTGATCACCCAAGCGGCGGTAAAACTGACTCCGACGATCAACCGAGTGCTGGACGTCGGCTGCGGCGCCGGCAACAACACGCTGAAACTGCGACAAATTTATGGGCGTCCGTTTGCCTCTGATTTGCTAGATCTCAGCAAGCCGATGCTTGACCGGGCAGAGCAGCGAGTGCGTGAGACCGGGATCGATTCGGTCACAACTTGGCACGGTGATCTTCGCGACGCCAAGCTTCCGCATGCAAGTTATGATGTCGTTCTGGCGGCAGCCGTTCTGCATCACCTTCGAGACGACTCGGACTGGGAGTCTGCTTTTCG
This window encodes:
- a CDS encoding Wss1p-related putative metallopeptidase, encoding MYADLRAPHGRDIPIEIQTVRLATDDEIDLWQSHKRMLGEEAVSQLKAGNRGPRIATATRRRASVCICTIACGTGKGAARMIVLRNRNIERDFLERTTNKMLGTVLHELAHMVFFGKTNLH
- a CDS encoding class I SAM-dependent methyltransferase, with product MDEQRDQAEMVSNPDRRDSARLPRDAFSYQASELSSKSTTSDITERFDRDVERFSNLESGQSATVDAPLAMQLITQAAVKLTPTINRVLDVGCGAGNNTLKLRQIYGRPFASDLLDLSKPMLDRAEQRVRETGIDSVTTWHGDLRDAKLPHASYDVVLAAAVLHHLRDDSDWESAFRKIFACVRPGGSFWITDLVVQETVPVHELMWTRYGDYLEGIGGPGYRDQVFQYIEQEDSPRSVTYQLDLLREVGFTHVELLHKNSCFAAFGAWKA